AAGGTAGTATATAAGTCAGCATAGCTTGTATTTTTTTGTAAACTGCTACACTTACAATATTCAGTAACGCTTGGGAAACCTCCCTCTATTGCTTTTTTAGTTAAAATTTTCAGTTCTTCATCGTTTACTGTAAATTGAATTCGCATTTATATATCCTCTCTTTATAACTGAGTTTATTATCATATCACTGTCATTTTATCATAAATACGATGATTTTTCCATACTGCAATTTTAAGCCCTCACATGATGTTTTCACACTTAGCTATATTCTGATACCTCTTTTGCCATTAACGCTCTAAAAAAGCCTCTCCACCGTCTTATATGAGATTATAAATGTTCTCCATTGTCATAATCTTCAAGGGTATATACTGTTGATTTACTACACTCCTTTAATTTCCCTTTATCTTGTTCATACCAATGAATTAAGGTCGCATAATGGTCTTTGTAGTTTCTTCCTGTGCTTTGCATATAAGTCGAAAGCTTTTCTATCATTTTCTCCCTATGACCTTGCATTTTATCCTTTAACTTTCCATATTCTTCATCTGTTAAGGAAACATTTTTATATTCTCCGTAAAAAACGGGGGATATTTTTTCTATCTCCCCCTCTTTTTCTAACTCTATATCTATTTCTTTCTCTATATCTCCGTTGCAATTTTGTTGCAAAAGGTTGCAATGTGTTGCATTAGTGTTGCATTGCAACGCTTTTTGTCCTCTCGATTTTCTCGAACGCCTTGTAGACGCTGTTTCTGAACCTATAAGACTTGGGATTTCTGTTAAAAAATACTCGTCATTTTCTGTGATTATCTCCATCAATCCTTGTGCCATAAGATAGTTCACTATAACCATTACATCATCTTCCGTTTCATCAATCGTTAAGGCAAGCTCTTTGATAAAGTCTGTTTCTACTCCATCATAATACAGCTTCCCACTATCTTTTAAGCTAAGTAAAAGCAATTTAAGATAAATGATTGTATAGGTATCTCCTCCTGATATTTTTCTTAGCCTTTTGATTCTCTTATCTGTAAAAAAATCTTCTTTCAATTTTAACCAATAGTATCTTCTGTTGTCTGCCATTTTTATCTTTCCTCCCCTTTATTTTTATAATTTTCTTTAGCCTTTTCTTTTGCTTTTTGTTTGTACTGCCCCTTTCTTTCCTCTTGCTCCTGAAATTTTTTCAGTTGTGCAATAACACTTGGTTTATCTCCTCTCTTAATTGCCTTGTCTATTTCTATGATTAGGTCTATTCCATACTCGTCATTGACAATCTTTACTGCATATTTGATATGGTCTATCTGCTTAAATTCATCTTGTACTTTAGCTTTATCTTCGGTTAAATTTTGTATCTCTTTTTCAAGGATTAATATTTCTTTTTGCCAAACACTCGACTTTATGGCTGATGTCCCGGTAAACTTTTCTATGGTCTTTCTTGCTCTTAGGTATCTGTCTATTTCCTTTTTATGAGAATTGTAAAAACTGTCTTTGAATATGGTTTTGCTTTTGTATTCCTGATAGACTTCTTTGTTTTCTTTTATAGAATCTATGCAGCGTACACACTGATTTAGGTCTTTAATTCTTTGTGTTTTACTCTGAATATCACCACTTATCTTTTTACTTTGCTTTGCCAGTTCAATGACTTTTTCTTGTAGGTCTGCTATGGTTTGAAGATGATTATCTTTTAGATAGTAGATTGCTTTTACAAATCTCTTTAGGTCTGCATTTCCCTTTTTTATCTGTCCATAGTAGGATAGATTTTTTGTTTTTTCTCCCTGTATTTCGTTGTAGATAGAAATATATTCATAAAGGTTAA
This genomic window from Solobacterium moorei contains:
- a CDS encoding phage replisome organizer N-terminal domain-containing protein, with the protein product MADNRRYYWLKLKEDFFTDKRIKRLRKISGGDTYTIIYLKLLLLSLKDSGKLYYDGVETDFIKELALTIDETEDDVMVIVNYLMAQGLMEIITENDEYFLTEIPSLIGSETASTRRSRKSRGQKALQCNTNATHCNLLQQNCNGDIEKEIDIELEKEGEIEKISPVFYGEYKNVSLTDEEYGKLKDKMQGHREKMIEKLSTYMQSTGRNYKDHYATLIHWYEQDKGKLKECSKSTVYTLEDYDNGEHL